The Theileria orientalis strain Shintoku DNA, chromosome 3, complete genome genome window below encodes:
- a CDS encoding uncharacterized protein (protein of unknown function DUF572 family protein) translates to MSERKVLNKYIPPDFDPDALRRHKKLLKADGFGKKESPLAIKLKYGDSKLMNIRMMFPFTFRCEACRDFTYVGTKFNSRVQRLDNDTYLGIVKWRFFGKCPNCKHEIVFKTDPKNGDYTLESGGTRTYDAHRDEHLASEQLSKEQEEKNETLGTTEKMAEKADHAFAEYEQLERLTALKRRAGRMRERENLAELSLQRLQKRSLEFEEGNQEELDLFKREQSELYSKYCEPAMLSDDLSSNDGDLESVEDDDETPDCPLDEESSVSLDNSSNSAPGPSFTGNAAYTDTSTKTSNTTNSSNTSNSGNIADSNTKDNSTNTASGIATSSGKPSVGSDKLYSTKLKVQVKPKSNPFTFNGYESDEDGQ, encoded by the exons atgtcTGAAAGGAaggttttaaataaatacataccCCCGGATTTCGACCCCGACGCTCTCAGGAGGCACAAAAAGCTCCTAAAGGCCGACGGCTTTGGCAAAAAGGAGAGTCCTCTGGCCATTAAGCTAAAGTATGGCGACTCTAAGCTCATGAACATCCGTATGATGTTCCCGTTCACCTTCAGGTGCGAGGCCTGTAGAGACTTCACCTACGTCGGCACCAAGTTTAACTCCCGCGTTCAGAGACTCGACAATGACACTTATTTGGGGATTGTGAAGTGGCGTTTTTTCGGCAAGTGTCCCAACTGTAAGCACGAGATTGTGTTTAAGACTGACCCGAAAAACGGCGATTACACTCTGGAGTCCGGGGGCACCAGGACCTACGATGCCCACAGGGATGAACATTTGGCCTCGGAACAACTGAGCAAGGAACAG GAAGAGAAGAATGAGACTCTTGGCACAACTGAGAAGATGGCTGAGAAGGCCGACCACGCCTTTGCTGAGTATGAGCAGCTGGAGAGACTCACTGCCCTCAAGCGGCGTGCTGGCAGGATGCGGGAGCGCGAGAACTTGGCTGAGCTGTCTCTGCAGCGGCTTCAGAAACGGTCACTTGAGTTTGAGGAGGGGAAccaggaggagctggacctgTTTAAGCGGGAGCAGTCTGAGTTGTACAGCAAGTACTGTGAGCCAGCAATGCTATCTGACGATTTAAGCAGTAACGACGGGGACCTGGAATCTGTagaagatgatgatgaaACTCCTGATTGTCCCCTCGATGAGGAATCATCGGTCAGCCTCGACAATTCATCAAACAGTGCCCCTGGTCCTAGTTTTACTGGTAACGCCGCCTATACTGACACTAGCACAAAGACCTCTAATACCACTAATAGTAGCAATACTTCTAATAGTGGCAATATCGCTGATAGTAATACCAAGGACAATAGCACTAATACTGCCAGTGGCATTGCCACTAGCAGTGGCAAGCCTAGTGTTGGATCTGACAAGCTCTATTCCACGAAACTTAAGGTCCAGGTTAAACCCAAGAGTAACCCCTTCACTTTCAACGGGTATGAAAGCGATGAGGACGGCCAGTAG
- a CDS encoding uncharacterized protein (glutamate-cysteine ligase catalytic subunit family protein), producing the protein MAHHRTGPTIDYDTICKISGMLRQLATLEFVNIYYQNLNRCDPVYLFGDEIEYLVVNLDHSNSKARLLPIYPHISKFIENKHHLKFKSHGSSSDQSSGKGVSNTSHNNNNPVKTKAVIDINNYLDDIMFDKSNFQPESSSYMVESIPDYPYSLFSSYANNVRKSVHNRRKRLEMILLMLGHNHSKVTTLTNFSRFGCDDYIYYGDSEFQKVFIDNLEPHYVPYFDICITPTNRMYDMLILYRLKHRRITTYISRYDEGFEESLEKDIDTSVNETLVDDYRGVPVSSRIIDTYNNYRLFPLLATHNHRLCQHLLDTYTESGKPATLTEVDEDADTELLKYIMGRVYLYDPKTDNSVYDLNVSNESSIIKAINVMSVKNNNEAKENTIGVESVGALCSLQVTFSCCNLEEARYLHDQLLVLAPIFISLSSATVGYNGILSNYDNRWAMMTSLWNEVPNMVYRRRFWKFYESAEAESEATAADTSTDQSKPGMNHFSKGRCCTSSLFISNSKFCVDNYKYLNDIKVDCDFDSFVHMTKMGVDPILARYVSHNFVYEPLTVPKEDFNAVNCQDSDAHYIIFHYTNWNSVRLNHPIPPPPVDGGDSNKYSPPSHRAPTTHKTNRNNNNEDTKLSTADASRSNASRTAGPSETIGIKPCRTLPWRVEFRPMDIQLTDEENSMFICVVAYLVKVLLLKRLNLYMPISLVDINTEISSKIESCHRDLFYFREDITSNKLSIKKFSLHDILFGQVGLFRIVVENLENEFVSGDVSREFRDQLVKYFKHFEQLTLGNTPTNATKLRRFIQTHPTYTGDGTITDQILYDIIQNLTSY; encoded by the coding sequence ATGGCTCACCATCGAACAGGTCCTACTATTGACTATGATACTATTTGTAAGATTTCTGGTATGTTACGACAACTCGCTACTCTCGAGTTTGTCAACATTTACTACCAGAATCTGAACAGATGTGACCCagtttatttgtttggtGACGAAATTGAATACCTCGTTGTTAACCTCGACCATTCGAACTCTAAAGCTCGACTCCTTCCAATATACCCTCATATAtcaaaatttattgaaaataaacatcaTCTAAAGTTTAAGTCACATGGCTCCAGCTCGGACCAAAGTTCGGGCAAGGGTGTCTCAAACACCAGCcataacaacaacaacccCGTTAAGACTAAGGCTGTTATTGACataaacaattatttaGATGATATTATGTTTGACAAATCGAATTTTCAGCCTGAATCTTCCTCTTATATGGTGGAATCCATTCCAGACTACCCCTATTCTCTTTTTTCTAGCTACGCTAATAATGTGCGTAAATCAGTTCATAATCGTCGTAAACGTCTTGAAATGATTTTACTTATGTTAGGTCACAATCACTCTAAAGTCACTACCCTAACTAACTTTAGCAGATTTGGATGCGACgattacatatattacgGAGATTCAGAGTTCCAGAAGgtttttattgataatCTGGAACCTCACTACGTCCCGTACTTCGACATCTGCATAACGCCGACAAATAGAATGTACGACATGTTGATACTGTACAGGTTAAAGCACAGGAGAATAACAACGTATATTTCGAGGTACGACGAAGGGTTCGAAGAGTCCTTGGAAAAAGATATAGATACTTCAGTGAATGAAACTTTGGTTGATGATTATAGAGGCGTTCCAGTGAGTTCAAGAATAATCGACACGTATAACAACTATCGATTGTTCCCGTTGCTGGCTACACACAATCATAGACTGTGCCAACATCTTTTAGATACCTATACGGAGTCAGGTAAGCCTGCTACTTTAACGGAAGTCGACGAAGATGCCGATACTGAGTTGTTAAAGTATATAATGGGACGAGTATACCTCTACGATCCCAAAACCGATAACTCTGTTTACGACCTGAACGTTAGCAACGAAAGTAGTATTATCAAAGCAATTAACGTGAtgagtgtaaaaaataacaatgaaGCCAAGGAAAACACGATTGGAGTGGAAAGTGTAGGCGCTCTATGCAGCCTGCAAGTCACCTTTTCATGTTGCAACTTGGAGGAGGCCAGGTACCTCCACGACCAACTTTTGGTTCTAGCGCCAATATTTATATCCTTATCTTCCGCTACAGTCGGATACAACGGAATTCTATCAAACTATGATAACAGATGGGCCATGATGACGTCATTATGGAACGAAGTGCCGAACATGGTATACAGGAGGCGATTTTGGAAATTCTATGAATCTGCGGAAGCTGAGTCTGAAGCAACAGCCGCCGACACCAGCACTGATCAATCAAAGCCGGGCATGAATCACTTTTCCAAGGGAAGATGCTGCACAAGTTCACTGTTTATCTCTAACTCGAAGTTCTGCGTCGATAACTACAAGTATCTCAACGACATCAAGGTCGACTGCGACTTTGACAGCTTCGTGCACATGACTAAAATGGGAGTGGACCCTATTCTGGCGAGATATGTATCCCACAACTTTGTGTATGAACCCTTGACAGTGCCCAAGGAGGACTTTAACGCGGTGAACTGCCAGGATTCAGACGCgcattatataattttccaCTACACGAATTGGAACTCAGTTAGGTTAAACCATCCTATCCCGCCTCCACCCGTTGACGGTGGCGACTCGAATAAATATAGCCCACCCTCGCATCGAGCTCCTACCACACATAAAACCAATCgcaacaacaataacgaAGACACAAAATTGTCCACGGCTGACGCAAGTCGAAGTAACGCGTCGAGGACTGCCGGTCCAAGTGAGACCATAGGCATCAAGCCGTGCCGGACGCTTCCATGGCGTGTTGAGTTTAGGCCTATGGATATTCAGTTGACTGACGAGGAGAACtctatgtttatttgtgtCGTAGCTTATCTCGTGAAGGTTTTGTTGCTTAAACGGTTGAATCTGTACATGCCCATTTCACTGGTCGACATTAACACTGAGATATCTTCTAAGATTGAGTCTTGTCACAGGGACCTCTTCTATTTCAGGGAGGACATCACCAGCAACAAACTCAGCATAAAGAAGTTCAGTTTACATGACATTCTCTTTGGACAGGTCGGATTGTTCAGGATTGTGGTTGAGAACCTGGAGAATGAGTTTGTCAGTGGCGACGTTTCTCGGGAGTTCCGCGACCAACTCGTCAAGTACTTCAAACACTTTGAACAACTGACCCTCGGAAACACGCCCACCAACGCCACCAAACTCAGAAGATTCATTCAGACACATCCCACCTACACTGGAGACGGAACCATAACTGACCAGATACTCTACGACATCATACAAAACCTAACAAGCTACTAG
- a CDS encoding uncharacterized protein (glutamate-cysteine ligase catalytic subunit family protein): MVYLRTGSTFDYDTICKISGMLRQLATLEFVNIYYQNLNRCDPVYLFGDEIEYLVVNLDHSNSKARLLPIYPHISKFIENKHHLNPNNLKSVFHFLNSNEESTLKHTGCNRNELSFNIEDIGLEKTVVTPEYASYMVECIPDEPYSLFSSYVNNVRKSVHNRRKRLELILLMLGYNHSKVTTLTNFLRLGCEDCVYVGDEEFRKILTGNMKGLLSNLFPDICVSPFSRFLKITENIGIRRRGTRIYVKKFVKVKSNDVLTKYEDFKDHDEENTAFIGSASSFDASNKMDKFIEKVNNLSMFSLLSEKQQNLGKKLLTYSNVSANPNNVNEELFNHVVQSVYSNDPMTNADSKGLNSDLTKAFINLVGSFSGDGASNSTCMDNSSDEVTDFSTTPLYSKSNSNHYPDILTSGLHTPHSLTINDSSDTSLDITNSINATTNYGNTAVTSDSTTINAVNSETTTINDDNSDTNTSFDVKSRHNKLKDDFETLSNYDENLIFMDSTGFGMGMCCLQLTFSCYNLDEARYLYDQCVVLTPILLSLSSATVGYRGLLADSDHRWSVLVQAMDDLNEDREIIRKSRYSTSSLYLSTSQFCLDNYKYLNDIPVASDLDCFIHLIKFGIDPILARHISHKMVYQPLVVYEEDFGRVNCDETDMHYQIFHATNWASVRLNHPKILESRAHSSDSKPEKIPWRVEFRPMDIQLTDEENSMFICVVAYLVKVLLLKRLNLYMPISLVDINTEISSKIESCHRDLFYFREDITSNKLSIKKFSLHDILFGQVGLFRIVVENLENEFVSGDVSREFRDQLVKYFKHFEQLTLGNTPTNATKLRRFIQTHPTYTGDGTITDQILYDIIQNLTSY, translated from the coding sequence ATGGTTTATCTTAGGACTGGTTCCACTTTTGACTATGATACTATTTGTAAGATTTCTGGTATGTTACGACAACTCGCTACTCTCGAGTTTGTCAACATTTACTACCAGAATCTGAACAGATGTGACCCagtttatttgtttggtGACGAAATTGAATACCTCGTTGTTAACCTCGACCATTCGAACTCTAAAGCTCGACTCCTTCCAATATACCCTCATATAtcaaaatttattgaaaataaacatcaTTTGAATCCGAATAATCTTAAATCGgtattccattttttaaattcaaatgAAGAATCCACTCTTAAGCACACTGGTTGTAATCGCAACGAGcttagttttaatattgaaGACATAGGGTTGGAGAAAACCGTTGTCACACCGGAATATGCTTCATACATGGTTGAGTGTATCCCTGACGAACCATATTCTCTTTTTTCTAGCTATGTTAATAATGTGCGTAAATCAGTTCATAATCGTCGTAAACGTCTTGaacttattttacttatgtTAGGCTACAATCACTCTAAAGTCACTACCCTAACTAACTTTTTAAGGCTTGGTTGTGAGGATTGCGTATACGTAGGAGATGAGGAGTTTAGGAAAATCTTAACTGGTAATATGAAGGGTTTATTGAGTAACCTATTCCCTGACATTTGTGTCAGTCCCTTCAGTAGGTTTCTGAAGATTACTGAGAATATTGGAATACGAAGGAGAGGAACCAGGATATACGTAAAGAAATTTGTTAAGGTTAAGAGTAACGACGTGTTGACTAAGTACGAAGACTTTAAGGATCatgatgaagaaaataCTGCGTTTATTGGATCAGCCTCGAGTTTTGACGCCTCTAACAAGATGGATAAGTTTATAGAAAAGGTGAACAACCTTAGTATGTTTTCACTTTTGTCCGAAAAACAGCAGAACTTGGGCAAAAAATTGTTAACATATTCTAATGTATCCGCTAACCCCAACAATGTAAATGAAGAGCTGTTCAATCATGTTGTTCAGAGTGTGTATTCAAACGATCCGATGACAAATGCTGACAGTAAGGGACTGAATAGTGATTTAACAAAAGCCTTTATAAACCTTGTAGGTAGCTTTAGCGGAGATGGTGCCAGCAACAGTACTTGCATGGACAATTCCTCTGATGAAGTTACTGATTTTTCCACAACTCCCCTGTATAGTAAAAGTAATTCTAATCATTACCCTGACATTTTAACTTCTGGACTACACACTCCTCATAGTCTAACCATCAATGACTCCAGTGACACATCTCTAGATATCACCAACTCCATTAATGCCACTACTAACTACGGTAACACTGCCGTAACTAGTGATTCTACCACTATTAACGCTGTAAATAGTGAAACGACAACTATTAACGACGATAACAGTGACACTAATACTTCGTTTGATGTTAAAAGTCGCCACAATAAACTTAAGGATGATTTTGAAACGTTAAGCAACTATGATGAAAACTTGATTTTTATGGACAGTACTGGGTTCGGAATGGGAATGTGCTGCCTCCAACTTACTTTTTCATGTTACAATTTGGATGAAGCTAGGTATCTCTACGACCAATGTGTAGTTTTAACACCAATATTACTATCATTATCCTCTGCAACAGTGGGATACCGGGGCTTATTGGCTGATTCTGACCATCGGTGGTCAGTTTTGGTTCAGGCAATGGACGACTTAAATGAGGACCGTGAAATTATAAGGAAAAGCAGATACAGCACCTCTTCCCTGTATCTATCAACAAGTCAATTTTGTTTAGACAACTACAAATACCTCAACGACATACCGGTAGCTTCGGATTTAGACTGTTTCATACACTTGATTAAATTTGGCATAGATCCCATTTTAGCTAGACACATTTCTCATAAGATGGTTTATCAGCCACTTGTTGTGTATGAAGAGGACTTTGGGCGTGTAAATTGCGATGAGACTGATATGCACTATCAGATTTTCCACGCGACAAACTGGGCTTCTGTTCGCCTGAATCATCCCAAAATTTTGGAATCACGTGCTCACTCAAGTGATTCCAAGCCCGAGAAGATTCCATGGCGTGTTGAGTTTAGGCCTATGGATATTCAGTTGACTGACGAGGAGAACtctatgtttatttgtgtCGTAGCTTATCTCGTGAAGGTTTTGTTGCTTAAACGGTTGAATCTGTACATGCCCATTTCACTGGTCGACATTAACACTGAGATATCTTCTAAGATTGAGTCTTGTCACAGGGACCTCTTCTATTTCAGGGAGGACATCACCAGCAACAAACTCAGCATAAAGAAGTTCAGTTTACATGACATTCTCTTTGGACAGGTCGGATTGTTCAGGATTGTGGTTGAGAACCTGGAGAATGAGTTTGTCAGTGGCGACGTTTCTCGGGAGTTCCGCGACCAACTCGTCAAGTACTTCAAACACTTTGAACAACTGACCCTCGGAAACACGCCCACCAACGCCACCAAACTCAGAAGATTCATTCAGACACATCCCACCTACACTGGAGACGGAACCATAACTGACCAGATACTCTACGACATCATACAAAACCTAACAAGCTACTAG